The Acidimicrobiales bacterium genome contains the following window.
AGGCCGGCGATTGAATCGAACCACGACGCCAGCTGCGCCGGGTCGCGGATCTCGCCGAACCAGTCGGCGATCAAGCCCCCCTCAGGTGAGAGTGGCGTGGACGGCCTGAGCACGGAGCGTTGCAGCTCCCGCAGCGTCGCCTGGGCTCCGAAGGCGAGGATCTCGACAGGAACGGGGGACTCGAGGCGCTCGACGACCTTCTCGGACGAGACGATGACCACGAACCGAGCAGCCGCCGCGGCCACGACCTTCTCCCGGGTGTGGGCGCCGCCGCCTCCCTTGATCAGCCACCAGTCGGGATCGACCTGGTCGGCTCCATCGATCGCAACATCTAGCTGGGAGATCGCCGGCGCCGATTCGTCGAACGGAACGACGTCGAGGCCGAGGCTTCTCGCGTTCGCTTCCGTCGCCGGCGACGTCGCGACGCAGCGAATGTCGAGACGTCGCTCCGCCAGAGCGGGCAGGAGGAAAGCGACGGTGCTGCCCGTGCCGAGTCCGACGGTCATCCCGGATTCAACGAACTCCGCTGCGGCTTCGGCGGCCGCCCGCTTCTCCTGGTCGGTGCGGCCGTCGGCAGCTTTGGTGGGCATCGGCTGATCTTGTCAGACCAACCGCACTCACAACGGTGAGCCCGCGGTCAAACGAGCTTGGTGTGGGGAACCGAGGACACTCGACCGGTCTCCTGAATCTCCCGCACTGCCGGCACCGGATCGGGGTCGGCGAACAGCTGCGGGTCCCCGTAGTCGGCGTCTCGCCCGGTTGCGTCGACCACCCACCAGGAAGCCTCGAGAGCGATGCCGTTCGGGTCGGTGAAATAGATCGACCGGATCATCGAGTGGTCGACTACGTCGGTTACCTCGCAACCAGCCGCCTTCAGCCTGGACCGGAGCGACAGCAGCGCCTGTTCGTCCGGGAGATTGAACGACACGTGATCGAACTGAACGGCCCGTTTGTCAGGTACACCTGCGGGCTTGGCGAAGGGAGTGAGCTCGACGTTGTTGTACTCGAAGAACGCGATCGTGTTCTGGGTGCCCATCTCGAAGAAGTAGTGACGGAACGCCGGCGTACCTAGATGCGCGACCAGTCTCGCTCCGAGAACTCCGTGGTAGAAGCGGACGGTTGCGTCCATGTCGGTGGTTATGAGGGCCAGATGGTTGATGCCCCTCCAGTGAGGCTGATCGCCCTCTGGTACTGCAGCTGGGTCCTTATCGGCCATGCCAACCAGCCTACGACCGAAAACGTGAAGGCGGAATGGCCCTCCCATCGTCCTGCTCATACTCTGGGCGGGTTCCCCTCGAAGCTGCCCCAGGAGACCAGATGACCATCGCAGTAG
Protein-coding sequences here:
- a CDS encoding VOC family protein, yielding MADKDPAAVPEGDQPHWRGINHLALITTDMDATVRFYHGVLGARLVAHLGTPAFRHYFFEMGTQNTIAFFEYNNVELTPFAKPAGVPDKRAVQFDHVSFNLPDEQALLSLRSRLKAAGCEVTDVVDHSMIRSIYFTDPNGIALEASWWVVDATGRDADYGDPQLFADPDPVPAVREIQETGRVSSVPHTKLV
- the rpiA gene encoding ribose-5-phosphate isomerase RpiA: MPTKAADGRTDQEKRAAAEAAAEFVESGMTVGLGTGSTVAFLLPALAERRLDIRCVATSPATEANARSLGLDVVPFDESAPAISQLDVAIDGADQVDPDWWLIKGGGGAHTREKVVAAAAARFVVIVSSEKVVERLESPVPVEILAFGAQATLRELQRSVLRPSTPLSPEGGLIADWFGEIRDPAQLASWFDSIAGLVGHGLFPPEMVSDVIVGRGPSAERLPGRR